In Terriglobales bacterium, a genomic segment contains:
- the tatA gene encoding twin-arginine translocase TatA/TatE family subunit has product MLEGLFQPTHLLVILVIALLVFGPRRLPELGKGLGEGIRGFRDAMKDAPPQNQASSDASKDQNKEVKS; this is encoded by the coding sequence ATGCTGGAAGGGCTTTTTCAACCCACGCACCTGTTGGTGATCCTGGTGATCGCCCTGCTGGTGTTTGGCCCCAGGCGGCTGCCCGAATTGGGCAAGGGCCTGGGCGAGGGCATTCGCGGCTTCCGCGATGCCATGAAGGACGCTCCCCCGCAGAACCAGGCCTCGAGCGACGCGTCCAAGGACCAGAACAAGGAAGTCAAGAGCTGA